The Oryzias melastigma strain HK-1 linkage group LG13, ASM292280v2, whole genome shotgun sequence genome window below encodes:
- the map6b gene encoding microtubule-associated protein 6 homolog isoform X2, whose protein sequence is MAWPCITRACCINRFWTELDKADIAVPLVFTKYSDAAEVHHLPHHPQPKQRVVGTIAIETQPHPEQQEAARAPPAAGAAAGRTGASVMRQDFKAWRVRPEPSCKPRNEYQPPPAPFNNETQYQKDYKPWPIPKKHDHPWIPKPSPGAKKEHAAAEADTGVEKSEIEEKMQEKELKDVAKRERSVERRTADKAGPQVSAKASAELRKSRAAADAVNRQIKEVMSTSSCYRTEFKAYKDVKPVKPIKAPSQYKPPMEETSLETSYSATFKGEQVKAKESDNKLLERRRIRSLYSEPGKEPTKDFSETESSSALNLL, encoded by the exons ATGGCGTGGCCGTGCATCACGCGCGCTTGCTGCATCAACCGCTTCTGGACCGAGCTGGACAAAGCGGACATCGCGGTGCCTTTGGTTTTCACCAAATACTCCGACGCTGCCGAGGTGCACCACCTGCCCCATCACCCGCAGCCCAAGCAGAGGGTCGTCGGGACCATCGCCATAGAAACCCAGCCGCATCCGGAGCAGCAGGAGGCGGCGAGGGCGCCGCCCGCCGCCGGTGCCGCAGCGGGGAGAACCGGCGCGTCCGTCATGCGCCAAGACTTCAAGGCGTGGAGAGTGCGCCCCGAGCCCAGCTGCAAGCCCCGGAACGAGTACCAGCCCCCGCCGGCCCCGTTTAACAACGAAACTCAGTACCAAAAGGATTACAAGCCATGGCCCATCCCCAAGAAGCACGACCACCCGTGGATCCCCAAACCCAGCCCCGGCGCCAAGAAGGAGCACGCGGCCGCGGAGGCCGACACCGGCGTGGAGAAGAGCGAGATCGAGGAGAAGATGCAGGAGAAGGAGTTGAAGGATGTGGCGAAGAGGGAGAGGTCTGTGGAGAGGAGGACGGCCGACAAAGCGGGGCCGCAGGTGTCTGCAAAGGCGAGCGCAGAGCTGCGGAAGAGCAGAGCAGCCGCAGACGCAGTCAACAGACAGATCAAGGAGGTCATGTCCACTTCCAGCTGTTACAG GACTGAGTTCAAGGCGTACAAAGACGTGAAGCCAGTGAAGCCTATCAAAGCTCCGTCTCAGTATAAGCCGCCCATGGAGGAGACCAGTCTGGAGACCAGCTACAGTGCCACGTTCAAGGGGGAGCAGGTGAAGGCGAAGGAGTCAGACAACAAGCTGCTGGAGCGCAGGAGGATACGCAGTCTGTACAGCGAGCCAGGAAAGGAGCCCACCAAG GACTTCTCAGAGACTGAGAGCAGCTCTGCTCTTAACCTGCTGTAG
- the thap12b gene encoding THAP domain containing 12b — protein sequence MPNFCAAPNCTRKSTQSDLAFFRFPRDPERCRIWVENCRRADLEAKTADQLNKHYRLCAKHFDPGMVCKTSPYRTVLKDTAIPTIFDLTSHLKNPHTRHRKRIKELTEDDIQRMKERQLAAELSSKVEEESTNTADDEPQLSAEEKEYREYLRSLFEILLLLGKQGIPLTVNKASETEFKPNNFQALLDYSMNAGDAALRKRFSTTAVNTEYLSSAQLNQLLEVCENTVREEMLMEVRESRFFSLVTGELVEFSKEKYLPLFLRYVNQQNLTREELLDFLPFGDGDECALVERLEAQLTERWGLSMEDCRGQAHKASGTSTIKMKAVAVLLMEKYKFAVHVPCSYMPLNIHLANNLPYPNVQVTMETLRRIAKLFEAPSTQSELEKAIDVHHQKSEDKASALKEACASRWTEQHNVFDVLLDVLPPLLLCMDNIRENDDGLFTAPIVASAYFSEILADFEFIVTIVILKNVLTFSRAFGRNLQGETLDVFAAANSLTAVLHSLNEVNDNIDVYHEFWYEEAISLASLMEIPVSIPRLFLRKQRSIDAGEIQAELYFKEYVTVPVIRGIMQEVEDMFSDTHLNALKCLSLVPAVMGQMKFNTMEENYADIYHSDLPSPDTLPAELHCWRIKWKHRGKEVRLPTSIHETLQLPDVKFFPNVNSFLKVLSTLPVLKLESDGSSGGDNDTASKRLQAYFDNTPVKNWHRSLAMLHVNSHVKHDLDVMVDKYCRLYPEDEVEPEEPMEEEAATN from the exons ATGCCGAATTTTTGCGCGGCCCCAAACTGTACACGGAAAAGCACACAGTCAGATctggcttttttccgttttccAAGAGACCCAGAGAG ATGCAGGATCTGGGTGGAGAACTGCCGCAGAGCAGATCTGGAAGCTAAAACTGCAGATCAGTTGAATAAACATTACAGACTATGTGCAAAGCACTTTGACCCGGGTATGGTGTGCAAAACG AGTCCCTATAGAACCGTACTGAAGGACACAGCAATTCCAACCATATTTGATCTAACGAGCCATCTGAAGAACCCTCACACTCGACACCGCAAACGGATCAAAGAGCTC aCTGAAGACGATATACAGAGGATGAAAGAAAGACAAC tggCAGCTGAACTTTCTTCCAAAGTAGAAGAGGAGAGCACAAACACAGCCGACGATGAACCCCAGCTGTCCGCAGAGGAGAAAGAATACCGAGAATATCTGAGGTCCTTATTTGAGATTCTCTTGCTGTTAGGGAAACAGGGAATCCCTCTAACAGTAAACAAAGCATCAGAGACGGAATTTAAGCCCAACAACTTCCAGGCTCTCCTGGATTACTCCATGAATGCCGGAGATGCAGCTTTGAGGAAGCGCTTCAGCACGACGGCCGTCAACACAGAATACCTCTCTTCAGCCCAGCTGAACCAGCTGCTGGAAGTTTGTGAGAACACGGTGCGCGAGGAGATGCTCATGGAGGTCAGGGAGAGCCGCTTCTTCTCGCTGGTCACGGGGGAGCTTGTGGAGTTTTCCAAGGAGAAGTATCTGCCTCTGTTTCTCCGCTACGTGAATCAGCAGAACCTCACGCGGGAGGAGTTGTTGGACTTTTTGCCGTTCGGGGACGGCGACGAGTGCGCCCTGGTGGAGCGGCTGGAGGCCCAGCTGACGGAGCGCTGGGGGCTCAGCATGGAGGACTGCCGGGGTCAGGCGCACAAAGCCTCCGGAACCTCCACCATCAAGATGAAGGCGGTGGCGGTCCTGCTGATGGAGAAGTACAAGTTTGCGGTGCACGTGCCGTGCTCTTACATGCCGCTGAACATCCACCTAGCCAACAACCTGCCCTATCCCAACGTCCAGGTCACCATGGAAACTCTGAGGCGGATCGCCAAGCTCTTTGAAGCGCCGTCGACTCAAAGCGAGCTGGAGAAAGCCATCGATGTCCACCATCAGAAGAGCGAGGACAAGGCGAGCGCGCTGAAAGAAGCTTGCGCCTCTCGCTGGACCGAGCAGCACAACGTTTTCGATGTGCTGCTCGACGTCCTGCCGCCGCTGCTACTGTGCATGGATAACATTCGGGAGAATGACGATGGACTGTTCACCGCCCCCATCGTGGCGAGCGCATACTTCTCGGAAATCCTTGCCGACTTTGAGTTTATAGTCACAATTGTCATCTTGAAGAACGTCCTCACCTTCAGCAGAGCTTTCGGGAGGAACCTGCAAGGCGAAACGCTGGACGTGTTCGCGGCAGCCAACAGCTTAACCGCCGTCCTGCACTCCCTGAACGAGGTCAACGATAACATCGACGTCTACCACGAATTCTGGTACGAGGAGGCTATCAGCCTCGCCTCCCTGATGGAGATCCCCGTGTCCATCCCGAGGCTTTTCCTCCGGAAGCAGAGATCCATCGACGCCGGCGAAATCCAAGCCGAGCTGTATTTTAAGGAGTACGTGACCGTTCCCGTCATCCGGGGCATCATGCAAGAGGTGGAGGACATGTTCTCCGACACGCACCTCAACGCCCTCAAGTGCCTGTCTCTGGTTCCAGCCGTCATGGGCCAGATGAAGTTCAACACCATGGAGGAGAACTACGCCGACATTTACCACAGTGACCTGCCGAGCCCCGACACGCTCCCTGCGGAGCTCCACTGCTGGAGGATCAAGTGGAAGCACCGCGGCAAGGAGGTGCGCCTGCCCACCAGCATCCATGAGACGCTGCAGCTTCCGGACGTCAAGTTCTTCCCCAACGTCAACTCCTTCCTGAAAGTGCTCTCCACCTTGCCCGTGCTGAAGCTAGAAAGCGACGGGAGCAGCGGCGGCGACAACGACACGGCAAGCAAACGGCTGCAGGCTTATTTCGACAACACGCCCGTGAAAAACTGGCACAGAAGCCTGGCCATGCTGCACGTGAACAGCCACGTCAAGCACGACCTGGACGTCATGGTGGACAAATACTGCCGGCTTTATCCGGAGGATGAGGTCGAGCCGGAGGAGCCAATGGAGGAGGAGGCTGCGACAAACTGA
- the map6b gene encoding microtubule-associated protein 6 homolog isoform X1: MAWPCITRACCINRFWTELDKADIAVPLVFTKYSDAAEVHHLPHHPQPKQRVVGTIAIETQPHPEQQEAARAPPAAGAAAGRTGASVMRQDFKAWRVRPEPSCKPRNEYQPPPAPFNNETQYQKDYKPWPIPKKHDHPWIPKPSPGAKKEHAAAEADTGVEKSEIEEKMQEKELKDVAKRERSVERRTADKAGPQVSAKASAELRKSRAAADAVNRQIKEVMSTSSCYRTEFKAYKDVKPVKPIKAPSQYKPPMEETSLETSYSATFKGEQVKAKESDNKLLERRRIRSLYSEPGKEPTKVDKPETRIKPKKPPTTTGKMLKKAKEKQIASSQSTKKKPSAGPSEPDGAVTKKSKEISNRLAEAKQ, encoded by the exons ATGGCGTGGCCGTGCATCACGCGCGCTTGCTGCATCAACCGCTTCTGGACCGAGCTGGACAAAGCGGACATCGCGGTGCCTTTGGTTTTCACCAAATACTCCGACGCTGCCGAGGTGCACCACCTGCCCCATCACCCGCAGCCCAAGCAGAGGGTCGTCGGGACCATCGCCATAGAAACCCAGCCGCATCCGGAGCAGCAGGAGGCGGCGAGGGCGCCGCCCGCCGCCGGTGCCGCAGCGGGGAGAACCGGCGCGTCCGTCATGCGCCAAGACTTCAAGGCGTGGAGAGTGCGCCCCGAGCCCAGCTGCAAGCCCCGGAACGAGTACCAGCCCCCGCCGGCCCCGTTTAACAACGAAACTCAGTACCAAAAGGATTACAAGCCATGGCCCATCCCCAAGAAGCACGACCACCCGTGGATCCCCAAACCCAGCCCCGGCGCCAAGAAGGAGCACGCGGCCGCGGAGGCCGACACCGGCGTGGAGAAGAGCGAGATCGAGGAGAAGATGCAGGAGAAGGAGTTGAAGGATGTGGCGAAGAGGGAGAGGTCTGTGGAGAGGAGGACGGCCGACAAAGCGGGGCCGCAGGTGTCTGCAAAGGCGAGCGCAGAGCTGCGGAAGAGCAGAGCAGCCGCAGACGCAGTCAACAGACAGATCAAGGAGGTCATGTCCACTTCCAGCTGTTACAG GACTGAGTTCAAGGCGTACAAAGACGTGAAGCCAGTGAAGCCTATCAAAGCTCCGTCTCAGTATAAGCCGCCCATGGAGGAGACCAGTCTGGAGACCAGCTACAGTGCCACGTTCAAGGGGGAGCAGGTGAAGGCGAAGGAGTCAGACAACAAGCTGCTGGAGCGCAGGAGGATACGCAGTCTGTACAGCGAGCCAGGAAAGGAGCCCACCAAG GTGGATAAACCAGAGACACGCattaaacctaaaaagccaCCAACAACAACAGGGAAGATGCTAAAGAAAGCTAAAGAGAAGCAGATTGCTAGCTCCCAGTCGACGAAGAAGAAACCTTCTGCGGGCCCATCAGAACCCGATGGAGCTGTGACGAAGAAAAGCAAAGAGATCAGCAACAGACTGGCTGAAGCGAAGCAGTAG